A region from the Hydra vulgaris chromosome 10, alternate assembly HydraT2T_AEP genome encodes:
- the LOC136086035 gene encoding uncharacterized protein LOC136086035, which translates to MPKYDRSLYMREFMKEKRNTEKRIKYVLEECNIVGRGNCVHLDLDIQKIFEVSEDVHSDILMFSITSPENKFCLSKVESNYCDVDDIAFKNSLYSSIDTLTSTKDFLYEWLLKYCIKDDALNALLFHLNKFTPSIPKCWQTLQKSLQKVNVLYVSGGDYIYLGVESAIDYYISTVGNKEKLDLIVSIDGAPMCNSKKTSIWPILVTINRKGSYAVAIWHGQGKPNNLDECFEDFILEIIKLQTNGYKQLLVTIKAFVCDASARAFVKCIIGHSGYHSCERCMAVGTQKHGVRLLETTTLLCTDMAFKNNFYKEGHQLESLSPLVQLNFPMVTESPLDYMHLICLRVVKKLLINWCKGPRCIRISQSVKDSISNELINLRSYTPSNFQHRPRSLNELEKWKATEFRLFCFMLDLLF; encoded by the coding sequence atgcCTAAATATGACAGAAGCCTATATATGAGAgaatttatgaaagaaaaacgaaatactgaaaaaagaataaaatatgttcTTGAAGAGTGCAACATTGTTGGTAGAGGAAATTGCGTTCATCTAGATTTAGACattcaaaagatttttgaagTTTCTGAAGATGTGCACAGTGATATATTGATGTTTTCAATCACTTCGccagaaaataaattttgtttaagtaaaGTTGAATCTAATTATTGTGATGTTGACGacattgcatttaaaaatagtttatacaGTAGTATTGATACTCTAACttcaacaaaagattttttatatgagTGGTTATTAAAATACTGTATAAAAGATGATGCTTTAAATGCACTTTTATttcacttaaataaatttactccaTCTATACCAAAATGCTGGCAGACATTACAAAAATCTCttcaaaaagttaatgttttatatGTCAGTGGAGGCGATTATATATATCTTGGAGTTGAAAGTGCAATTGATTATTACATATCAACAGTTGGAAATAAGGAAAAGCTTGATCTAATTGTAAGTATTGATGGTGCACCTATGTGCAATAGTAAAAAGACTTCCATTTGGCCTATACTAGTTACAATTAACAGAAAAGGATCCTATGCTGTTGCAATTTGGCATGGTCAGGGAAAACCAAACAATTTGGATGAGTGCTTTGAAGATTTTATTCTTGAAATCATAAAATTGCAAACTAATGGGTATAAACAGCTGCTGGTGACTATTAAAGCTTTTGTTTGTGATGCGTCTGCAAGAGCATTTGTTAAATGCATTATAGGGCATAGTGGCTATCATAGCTGTGAAAGATGTATGGCAGTTGGCACACAAAAACATGGCGTAAGATTATTGGAAACGACTACTTTACTTTGTACTGACAtggcttttaaaaataatttttataaagaaggtCACCAGCTTGAGAGTCTTTCTCCACTTGTTCAGTTAAATTTCCCAATGGTAACTGAATCCCCATTAGACTATATGCACCTTATATGTCTTAGGGTAGTTAAAAAACTTCTAATAAACTGGTGTAAAGGTCCCCGATGTATTAGAATAAGTCAATCTGTTAAAGACAGTATTTCAAATGAACTCATAAATTTACGAAGTTATACACCATCCAATTTTCAACATAGACCACGCTCTTTAAATGAACTTGAGAAGTGGAAAGCAACAGAGTTCCGATTATTCTGCTTTATGCTGGACCTGTtgttttaa
- the LOC136086437 gene encoding uncharacterized protein LOC136086437, which translates to MLGMLNYANDFQLGQGLNQLWCKDNTSTAVLTDNIGFATRQAYIIQKPTTEETFSFCVPLRRIFGFCDDYDKVIYGLKHTITLVRQSDDSAIFRLAAVAAGKVNLNKISLFMPNLIPADVEKFKLYGEIEKKVTIPVRFRMRQCNTTTVQQSTSFNCQLAVKASPENPRYIIVGFQTSRTGDQTANASIFDYCDLKNMYIMLNNND; encoded by the coding sequence ATGTTAGGAATGCTTAATTATGCAAATGACTTTCAATTAGGTCAAGGATTAAATCAGTTGTGGTGTAAAGATAATACATCAACAGCAGTACTTACTGATAACATAGGGTTTGCAACAAGACAAGCATACATAATTCAGAAACCAACTACAGAAGAAACATTTTCATTTTGCGTACCTTTAAGGCGCATTTTTGGATTCTGTGATGATTACGACAAAGTTATTTATGGGCTTAAACATACAATAACTCTTGTAAGACAAAGTGATGACAGTGCAATTTTTAGGCTAGCTGCTGTAGCTGCAGGAAAAGttaatcttaataaaatatcattgtTCATGCCAAATTTGATACCAGCAGATGtagaaaagtttaaactttatggggaaattgaaaaaaaagtgacaATTCCAGTAAGATTTAGAATGCGTCAGTGTAATACTACAACTGTTCAACAATCTACTTCATTTAATTGCCAATTGGCCGTAAAGGCATCTCCGGAAAATCCAAGATACATTATTGTCGGATTTCAAACAAGTAGAACTGGAGACCAAACTGCTAATGCTTCCATATTTGATTATTGTGACttgaaaaatatgtatattatgcTTAATAATAATGACTGA